A part of Rhodamnia argentea isolate NSW1041297 chromosome 8, ASM2092103v1, whole genome shotgun sequence genomic DNA contains:
- the LOC115730779 gene encoding aquaporin TIP1-3-like codes for MAIYKIAIGTPGEASHPDALKAAIAEFISMLIFVFAGEGSGMAFNKITDNGSTTPAGLVAAALAHAFGLFVAVSVGANISGGHVNPAVTFGAFLGGNITLLRGILYWIAQLLGSVVACLLLKFATGGMETSAFSLSSDVSVWNGLVFEIVMTFGLVYTVYATAVDPKKGNVGTVAPIAIGFIVGANILAGGAFDGASMNPAVSFGPAVVSWSWTNHWVYWVGPLIGAGIAAIVYDNIFIGDNMHEPLSAADF; via the exons atggCAATCTACAAGATCGCGATCGGGACACCGGGAGAGGCGAGCCACCCCGATGCGCTCAAGGCGGCGATCGCCGAGTTCATCTCCATGCTCATCTTTGTCTTCGCCGGCGAGGGATCTGGGATGGCTTTTA ACAAAATCACGGACAACGGATCGACCACCCCGGCGGGACTAGTGGCGGCGGCGCTAGCTCATGCGTTCGGGCTGTTCGTGGCGGTCTCGGTGGGCGCGAACATATCGGGCGGCCACGTGAACCCGGCCGTGACGTTCGGGGCGTTCCTAGGAGGGAACATAACGTTGTTGAGGGGCATCTTGTATTGGATCGCGCAATTGCTCGGGTCGGTTGTGGCCTGCCTCCTCTTGAAGTTCGCCACTGGCGGAATG GAAACATCGGCATTCTCACTCTCATCCGACGTTTCCGTGTGGAACGGGCTGGTCTTCGAGATCGTGATGACCTTCGGCCTGGTGTACACCGTGTACGCCACAGCGGTGGATCCGAAGAAGGGCAACGTGGGGACCGTCGCGCCCATCGCGATCGGCTTCATAGTCGGCGCCAACATCTTGGCCGGCGGAGCATTCGACGGTGCGTCCATGAACCCGGCCGTCTCCTTCGGCCCGGCCGTGGTCAGCTGGTCCTGGACCAACCACTGGGTATACTGGGTCGGACCGCTCATTGGTGCCGGCATCGCGGCCATTGTGTACGACAACATATTCATCGGAGACAACATGCATGAGCCTCTTTCGGCAGCCGATTTCTAG